The Streptomyces cyanogenus DNA segment GGCTTCTGCGACCTCGCCACCGTCGACCTCTACCAGGGCCTGCTGGCCGGTGACGAGACCCCGCCCGGCCTCGCCGACGGCAGCGCCGAACTGCGCCGCGTCGCGTTCGCCAGCGCCGTCTCCGGCGCCCCTTTCAGCAGCTCCGGCAAGCCTGTCGAGGTCGGCGCGGTCCACCACTTCCCGTTCAACTCGCCCTGCGCGGACGCCCTGCGCACCGCCCGGCCGCAGCACGTGCCGGCCGAGGACGGCGGGCTCGTGCAGTCCACGCTGGCCGTGCCGATGGTCGCCCACGACACGGTGGTGGGTCTCGCGCAGTTCGCCCGCACGAAGGGCAGCGAGCCGTTCGGGGAGCGCGACCGGGACCTCGCGGTGGAGCTGGCCGCGCGGGCCGCCGTCTGTATCGACAACGCGCGCCTGTACCGCCGGGAACACGAAAGGGCGTTGATACTGCAACGCTCCCTGCTCCCACCCGGCGACCCCGAGGCGTCCGGCCTGGACATCGCCTGCCGCTATCTGCCGGGCAACGCGGCGACGGAGGTGGGCGGCGACTGGTTCGACGTCATCGAACTCCCCGGTCACCGCACGGCGCTGGTGGTCGGGGACGTCATGGGCCGGGGCCTGCGGGCGGCGGTCGCGATGGGCGAACTGCGCACCGCCGTACGCACACTGGCCCTGCTGGACCTGGAACCGGCCGAGGTCCTCTCGGCGTTGGACGAGATCGCACGCGGCCTCGGCACGCCGGGCGGGGTGCAGCAGGCCACCCGTACGGCCCGCCAGCCCCAGGACGCCGACCTCTCCGAGGTGTACCTGGCGACCTGCGTGTACGCCGTGTACGACTCCGTCACCAGGCGCTGCACGTTCGCCAACGCCGGCCATCTGCCACCGGTCCTGGTGGAGCCCGGCGAGGCGGCGCTGATGCTCGACGTGCCGCCCGGCATGCCGCTCGGCGTGGGGGGCGAGCCGTTCGAGGAGGTGGAGGTCGAACTCCCGGAGGGTGCGCTGCTCGCGCTCTACACCGACGGCCTGGTCGAGTCCCGCGACCACCCGCTGGACGAGGGTCTGCAGGCCTTCGTGGGAGCGCTCACCGATCCCAGCCGGCCCCTGGAGGACGTCTGCGACCACGTCCTCAACACCCTCGACACCCATCACGGGGAGGACGACATCGCCCTCCTCATGGCCCGGGTGCAGGGGCTGCCCGCCGAGTCGGTCGGCGACTGGACGCTGCCGCGCGAGCCGCGCAGTGTCGGGCGGGCCCGTGAGTACGCCCGCGGCCAGCTGCTCTCCTGGGACCTGGAACCGCTGGTCGACACCACCGAACTGCTGGTCAGCGAGCTGGTGACGAACGCCCTGCGGTACGGCGAGGGAGACATCCGGCTACGGCTGCTGCTGGACCGCACCCTGGTCTGCGAGGTGTGGGACGCCGGCCTCGTCCAGCCCCGGCGCCGACGGGCCCGGGACACCGACGAGGGCGGCCGGGGCCTGCAACTGGTCGGCCTCCTCAGCGCGGCCTGGGGCTCCCGGCGCACCCCCCGCGGCAAGACGGTGTGGTTCGAACTGCCCCTGCCGGGCGGAGAGGGCGCCCTGACCGATCCGGCGGAAGCCCTGCTGAGCCTGTTCTGAGCCGGGCCGCGGCCTGCCCGGCTCCCGCCGCGAGGCCTACGCGTGGTGGCGGGAGCGGGTCCGCGGGCCGCCGTAGGCCGCCGGAGGGCCGGCGTCCGGGGTTTCGGCGAGGAGGATGCCGCCGAGGACGGCGCCGGCCACGCCGGCCGTGCTCCCCTCGGCGTCGAGGTGCGGGATGCCGTACTCCCGAACGTCCCGCTCGGCCAGCTCCCGTGCCTCCCCGGCCACCGCGTCGGCCCGTGCGGCGTTCCCGGCGCCCAGCTCCCGTACCGCCTCCGCCAGCCGGGCCCGGGCCTGCGTTCCCACGGCCCCCCGGTGCACGGCGACGAACTCCTCCGCCCCGGCGACGGAGTTCCGCGCCACCAGCAGTGCCGCGGCGTCCAGCACCCCCGAGCGCGCCCCGTCCAGCCGCCCGGCGGCGCGGGTGATCCGGCGCAGCGCGTCCAGCGGATCGTACGGGCCGCCCGTCAGCTCCTCGCGGACCGCGGCCAGCACCAGGTCGGCGTGCGCCAGCCGCGCGTGCAGCTCGGTCGTGGTCGGCGAGGTCCGCCCCGTACCGCTCCGCACCGCCGCCAGCTCGGCCTCCGCGCCGGTGAGCGCCGCCGGCACCAGTGCGGCCGCCTCCCCCAGCCGTGACACGAGCCGCTCCACCCCGTCCACCAGGACCGCCGCCTGGACCACCGCCCCCTCACCGGCCCGCAACTGCCGGACGGCGCGCGGCCGGTCGCCCGCGTCGGCGGCCTGCCGAGCCTCGTTGAGCCGCGCGGTGGCGAACAGCAGCCGGTCCTTGGCCTGTTCGACGTACCCGCTGACGGGTTCGCCGGCCGAGGGCGCGTACCGCTTCCGGACCGTCGCCAGCAACTCCTGGGCGGTCACCGCCCGTGCCGCCAGCTCCCGGAACCGCTCCTCGGCCGCCACCAGCGCCGCCCCCACCCCCCGGTCACCACCGTCCTCGTCCAGCCCGCGCAACCGGTCCAGCGCCGCCGCCTCCGCGTCCAGCCGGCGCCCGGCCTCCGCGCAGCGGCCCAGCACCCCGACCAGCGCCTGGTGCCGGGCGCTCGGCTCCTCCGGGACGCCCTCCTCGTACCGCCGCCAGATCGCGAACGCCGCCGCCAGCTCGGTCTCCGCGGCCCGCAGCGCGTGCGTGAACGGCTCGGTCTGCTTGTCCCCGAACAGCTCCCGCACCAGGGAC contains these protein-coding regions:
- a CDS encoding SpoIIE family protein phosphatase, which codes for MSEIPAKATESEDPSDGARSQAAEAAAAPGDAMWQSSPPGSIYDYIKVASFSIGPGGLVEQWSLRAEQLFGIRAEHAVGMDPIEAFIDPDLRDRGQRKMAEILDGREWTGVVPFRMPDEPDGSRGEEGLAEVYVMPTRTAEGEKAAVCIVVDVRTLRSIETDLAASQAIFGQSPFGFLLIDVDLRIRRANMRFASIFGGTPDDHRGKGVHDYLPRGEAERVSATLRRVLESGESITDMHVTGFVPGSEERRHWSVNLYRVQSGSGRPIGIAWLGTDITARRAAAREAAAARRNLALLNEAGARIGNSLDLETTARELLDVVVPGFCDLATVDLYQGLLAGDETPPGLADGSAELRRVAFASAVSGAPFSSSGKPVEVGAVHHFPFNSPCADALRTARPQHVPAEDGGLVQSTLAVPMVAHDTVVGLAQFARTKGSEPFGERDRDLAVELAARAAVCIDNARLYRREHERALILQRSLLPPGDPEASGLDIACRYLPGNAATEVGGDWFDVIELPGHRTALVVGDVMGRGLRAAVAMGELRTAVRTLALLDLEPAEVLSALDEIARGLGTPGGVQQATRTARQPQDADLSEVYLATCVYAVYDSVTRRCTFANAGHLPPVLVEPGEAALMLDVPPGMPLGVGGEPFEEVEVELPEGALLALYTDGLVESRDHPLDEGLQAFVGALTDPSRPLEDVCDHVLNTLDTHHGEDDIALLMARVQGLPAESVGDWTLPREPRSVGRAREYARGQLLSWDLEPLVDTTELLVSELVTNALRYGEGDIRLRLLLDRTLVCEVWDAGLVQPRRRRARDTDEGGRGLQLVGLLSAAWGSRRTPRGKTVWFELPLPGGEGALTDPAEALLSLF